The following are encoded together in the Capsulimonas corticalis genome:
- a CDS encoding DUF899 domain-containing protein, with product MTVTETAIPKIVSQDEWLVERKKLLTNEKEFTRQRDRVNAERRRLPMVRLEKQYIFDTPQGKKTLVDLFEGRHQLVIYHFMFDPEWEKGCMGCTGFVDAIGDLSMLAERDTAFAVISRAPLAKLEAYKASKGWDISWYSSFGSDFNYDFHATLDESVAPIEYNYRSKAEIEEKNGRPITPGETPGLSVFFRVGDDVFHTYSTFERGVEDITDSYNILDVTPYGRQEDFEDSPPGWPQKPTYG from the coding sequence ATGACTGTTACGGAGACCGCAATTCCAAAGATCGTATCGCAAGACGAATGGCTCGTCGAGCGCAAAAAGCTTCTGACGAATGAGAAGGAATTCACAAGGCAGCGTGACCGCGTGAACGCCGAGCGCCGCCGGCTTCCCATGGTCAGGCTGGAGAAACAATACATTTTCGATACTCCCCAGGGAAAGAAGACCCTGGTCGACTTATTCGAAGGCCGCCATCAGTTGGTGATCTACCACTTCATGTTCGATCCCGAATGGGAAAAGGGCTGCATGGGGTGTACAGGCTTTGTGGACGCCATCGGCGATCTGTCCATGCTGGCCGAGCGCGACACAGCCTTCGCCGTGATTTCCCGCGCTCCTCTGGCGAAACTGGAGGCGTACAAGGCGAGCAAGGGATGGGATATTTCCTGGTATTCGTCCTTTGGAAGCGATTTCAATTACGACTTCCATGCGACGCTCGACGAAAGCGTTGCGCCCATCGAGTATAACTATCGCAGCAAAGCGGAGATTGAAGAAAAGAACGGGCGGCCCATTACCCCCGGAGAAACTCCGGGCTTGAGCGTCTTCTTCCGCGTCGGCGACGATGTGTTTCACACCTACTCCACCTTCGAGCGAGGAGTGGAAGACATCACCGACTCTTACAATATCCTTGATGTCACTCCGTACGGCCGCCAGGAGGACTTTGAAGACTCGCCTCCCGGATGGCCGCAAAAGCCAACTTACGGCTAA
- a CDS encoding VOC family protein → MTLINGYIHFKGNTREAMAFYQECFGGDLEIQTIAGSPIEEHMPPEARQGVLHSALTNGGVLLMASDMVLDGLVTGNNMSLMVTCESEEEIDRLFAKLSEGGSIMCPLGDSFWGSKFGHLTDKFEIRWGLNYEKAAK, encoded by the coding sequence ATGACTCTGATCAACGGTTACATCCACTTCAAAGGCAACACCCGTGAGGCGATGGCGTTCTATCAAGAATGCTTTGGCGGTGACCTGGAGATTCAGACGATCGCCGGCTCTCCCATCGAGGAGCATATGCCGCCGGAAGCGCGCCAAGGCGTGCTGCACTCAGCCCTGACAAACGGCGGCGTTCTCCTGATGGCGTCCGACATGGTGTTGGATGGGCTTGTGACAGGGAACAATATGTCGCTGATGGTGACGTGCGAAAGCGAGGAAGAGATCGATCGATTATTCGCCAAACTCTCCGAAGGAGGAAGCATCATGTGCCCGCTGGGCGACTCCTTCTGGGGCTCGAAATTTGGTCACCTCACCGACAAATTCGAAATCCGGTGGGGACTCAACTACGAGAAGGCCGCGAAATAA
- a CDS encoding serine hydrolase domain-containing protein: MSALLGDYVDRGYLPGLVALLYREGEVHVTTHGVQDLESRAPMRRDTIFRIASVSKPIVAAAAMTLVEETKLRLDDPVDPWLPELADRKVLRAIDSAMDDTVPAARPITLRDLLTFRLGYGYVAAPPGQYPVQTAIEEAGMSPGPNPPTLSPDLWIERLGSLPLAHQPGERWMYHTGADVLGVLIARVAGVSLGQLLEERIFEPLGMRDTGFSVPESKLDRLATPYHPDAASGGLTVFDSARGGRWSQPPPFESGGGGLVSTADDLCAFSQMMLGMGRYGARRILSRPAIELMTTDQITPEQKAVSPFYPGFWDNQGWGLGMSVTTRRDGVAWSPGTYGWDGGFGVTWRADPRENLAGALLTQRIMMSADDICTYQDFWTLAYQAIDD, translated from the coding sequence ATGTCCGCTTTGCTGGGCGATTATGTCGATCGCGGTTACTTGCCCGGCCTGGTTGCGCTGCTCTATCGCGAGGGTGAGGTTCACGTCACGACGCATGGCGTGCAGGATTTGGAAAGCCGGGCGCCGATGCGGCGCGACACGATTTTTCGAATCGCGTCCGTCTCCAAGCCGATTGTCGCGGCGGCGGCGATGACCCTCGTGGAAGAAACCAAGCTGCGGCTTGACGATCCCGTGGACCCCTGGCTTCCGGAGCTTGCGGACCGAAAGGTCCTCCGTGCGATCGACAGCGCAATGGACGACACCGTGCCGGCCGCTCGCCCGATCACGCTGCGCGACCTGCTCACATTCCGGCTCGGCTATGGGTATGTGGCGGCGCCTCCCGGACAGTATCCCGTCCAGACGGCGATTGAGGAGGCGGGAATGTCTCCCGGTCCAAATCCGCCGACACTCTCACCCGATCTCTGGATCGAGCGTCTCGGCTCCCTGCCGCTGGCGCATCAGCCGGGCGAGCGCTGGATGTATCACACCGGCGCCGATGTGCTTGGGGTGCTGATCGCCCGTGTCGCCGGCGTCAGCCTGGGCCAGCTCTTAGAGGAGCGGATCTTCGAGCCGCTCGGCATGAGGGATACGGGATTCTCTGTTCCCGAATCCAAGCTGGACCGGCTGGCGACGCCTTATCATCCTGATGCGGCGTCCGGCGGACTCACGGTCTTCGATTCCGCGCGCGGCGGCCGCTGGTCGCAGCCGCCGCCGTTCGAATCCGGGGGCGGCGGCCTGGTCTCGACCGCCGACGACCTGTGCGCCTTCAGCCAGATGATGCTTGGCATGGGGCGCTATGGCGCGCGCCGAATTCTCTCGCGTCCCGCCATCGAGCTCATGACGACCGATCAGATCACGCCGGAGCAAAAGGCGGTGTCCCCGTTCTATCCCGGCTTTTGGGATAACCAGGGCTGGGGGCTTGGCATGAGCGTGACGACACGGCGCGACGGCGTCGCCTGGAGCCCGGGAACCTACGGCTGGGACGGCGGCTTTGGCGTAACCTGGCGCGCCGATCCGCGCGAGAATCTGGCGGGCGCCCTGTTGACTCAGCGCATTATGATGAGCGCCGACGATATTTGCACATATCAGGACTTCTGGACGCTGGCCTATCAGGCGATCGACGATTGA
- a CDS encoding DoxX family protein has product METTAQAVPVSNKMLWIGRVLSGLTVLMLLMDSIMKLMHPTPAPVVDAMTKLGYPDGLTLGIGILLLVCTILYAIPQTAVLGAILLTGYLGGATASHVRVGADIFPVLFPGIMGALIWGGLFLRDSRLRALLPIRS; this is encoded by the coding sequence ATGGAAACGACCGCGCAAGCTGTGCCTGTCTCGAATAAGATGCTCTGGATCGGACGTGTTTTGAGCGGGCTGACGGTGCTGATGCTGCTGATGGACAGCATCATGAAGTTGATGCACCCGACTCCCGCGCCCGTTGTCGATGCGATGACCAAACTTGGCTACCCGGATGGCCTGACTCTTGGCATTGGGATCCTGCTGCTGGTCTGTACGATCCTGTATGCGATCCCTCAAACCGCCGTGCTGGGCGCGATCCTTCTGACTGGCTATCTGGGCGGCGCGACCGCGAGCCATGTGCGCGTCGGCGCCGACATCTTTCCGGTTCTGTTTCCCGGCATAATGGGCGCCTTGATCTGGGGCGGATTGTTTCTGCGCGACAGTCGCCTGCGCGCGCTGCTGCCGATCCGCAGCTAA
- a CDS encoding YciI family protein, whose translation MKYMLLIYGDELALSKTEREQCYSDSAKLAHRLQSAGQYLDASPLHLTSSASSVRVRDGKSLVTDGPFAETREQLGGYFLIDAEGLDAAIAVAEQIPMAKKGTVEVRPVMEISGLPLSHE comes from the coding sequence GTGAAATATATGCTGCTGATTTACGGCGACGAACTGGCCCTGAGTAAGACCGAGCGCGAACAGTGCTACAGCGACTCCGCGAAGCTTGCGCATCGGCTGCAATCGGCGGGGCAATATCTCGACGCCTCACCGCTGCACCTGACATCGTCCGCGAGCAGCGTCCGGGTGCGCGACGGCAAGAGCCTGGTCACGGACGGCCCATTCGCCGAAACGCGCGAGCAGCTCGGGGGATACTTCCTCATCGACGCCGAAGGCTTGGACGCCGCGATCGCCGTCGCCGAGCAGATCCCAATGGCGAAGAAGGGGACCGTCGAGGTTCGTCCGGTCATGGAAATCTCGGGCTTACCCCTTTCCCACGAGTGA
- a CDS encoding MoaD/ThiS family protein: MIVVVLPAHLRTLARVDGEVEIEVDGPVTQRSVLDALETGYPALRGTIRDHATQKRRPFLRFFACGQDLSHESPDAPLPDAVGQGREPFLIIGAMAGG, encoded by the coding sequence ATGATCGTCGTCGTTTTGCCGGCGCATCTCAGAACCCTGGCGCGTGTCGATGGCGAGGTGGAGATCGAAGTCGACGGGCCGGTAACTCAGCGCTCGGTGCTGGACGCCCTGGAAACCGGCTATCCGGCCCTGCGCGGCACGATCCGCGATCACGCCACGCAGAAGCGCCGCCCATTTCTGCGGTTCTTCGCCTGCGGCCAGGATCTATCGCACGAATCGCCGGATGCGCCCCTGCCCGACGCCGTCGGGCAGGGCAGGGAGCCGTTTCTCATTATTGGGGCCATGGCGGGAGGGTAA
- a CDS encoding WD40/YVTN/BNR-like repeat-containing protein, which produces MSGVRVLVGTRKGAFILTSDEERREWNVSGPHFPGWEIYHLKGSPADPNRIYVSQSSGWFGQLIQRSDDGGQTWDPKGNEFCYEGVPGTHQWYDGTQHPWEFKRIWHLEPSLTDPDVVYAGAEDAALFRSDDGGKTWNELCGLRDAKGPLWQPGAGGMCLHTILLDPADPNRIFVAISAAGAFRSDDAGQTWLPINKGLRSEFELPDPAADVGHCVHSIAMHPSRPNVLFMQKHWDVMRSDDSGDSWREVSGNLPSDFGFPIEVHAHEPETIYVVPITSDSHHFPPDGKLRVYRSRTGGDEWEALTNGLPQSDCYVNVLRDAMAIDSLPSCGVYFGTTGGQVYVSPDSGDTWTAIVRDLPAVLSVEVQTLP; this is translated from the coding sequence ATGAGCGGAGTTCGGGTTCTGGTCGGCACGCGCAAGGGCGCTTTTATTCTTACCTCGGATGAAGAGCGGCGGGAATGGAATGTCAGCGGGCCGCACTTCCCAGGATGGGAGATCTATCATCTCAAAGGCTCGCCGGCGGACCCAAACCGGATCTATGTCTCGCAGTCCAGCGGCTGGTTCGGCCAGCTGATCCAGCGTTCGGACGACGGCGGCCAGACCTGGGATCCCAAAGGCAACGAATTCTGCTACGAGGGCGTTCCCGGCACGCACCAATGGTATGACGGCACGCAGCATCCGTGGGAGTTCAAGCGGATCTGGCACCTGGAGCCGTCACTGACCGATCCGGATGTGGTCTACGCGGGAGCGGAGGACGCCGCCCTGTTCCGGTCGGACGACGGCGGGAAGACCTGGAACGAGCTGTGCGGCCTGCGCGACGCCAAGGGGCCGCTCTGGCAGCCGGGCGCCGGCGGAATGTGCCTGCACACGATCCTGCTGGATCCCGCCGATCCCAATCGGATCTTCGTCGCGATCTCGGCGGCGGGCGCGTTCCGCAGCGATGACGCCGGCCAGACCTGGCTTCCGATCAACAAGGGGCTGCGGTCCGAGTTCGAACTTCCGGACCCCGCCGCCGATGTCGGCCACTGCGTCCACAGCATCGCGATGCACCCGTCGCGCCCGAACGTGCTGTTTATGCAGAAGCATTGGGACGTCATGCGCAGCGACGATTCCGGCGACAGCTGGCGTGAGGTCAGCGGCAACTTGCCGAGCGACTTCGGGTTTCCCATCGAAGTCCACGCGCACGAGCCGGAGACGATCTATGTCGTGCCGATCACGAGTGATTCACATCACTTTCCGCCGGACGGCAAGCTGCGCGTTTACCGAAGCCGGACCGGCGGCGATGAGTGGGAGGCGCTGACGAACGGCCTGCCGCAAAGCGACTGCTATGTGAACGTGTTGCGTGACGCCATGGCGATCGACTCGCTGCCCTCGTGCGGCGTGTACTTCGGCACGACCGGCGGCCAGGTGTACGTCTCGCCTGACAGCGGCGATACCTGGACGGCGATTGTCCGGGACTTGCCGGCCGTTCTGTCCGTCGAGGTGCAGACACTGCCATGA
- a CDS encoding SRPBCC domain-containing protein: protein METIDNVTEKELVITRIFNAPRELVFKAWGEAERLAHWWGPKGFTLGVATLEFRPGGVFHYSMTSAQGQEMWGKFVYREIEAPERLVFVTSFSNPEGEITRAFFSDTWPLEVLNVVTFTEQDGKTTMTLRGGPINATEAEQAAFEGMFGSMQQGFAGTFDQLETYLASL from the coding sequence ATGGAAACAATCGATAACGTTACGGAGAAAGAACTGGTGATCACACGCATCTTTAATGCGCCGCGCGAGCTGGTTTTCAAAGCCTGGGGCGAGGCCGAGCGTCTGGCGCACTGGTGGGGGCCGAAGGGCTTCACGCTGGGCGTCGCCACCCTCGAATTTCGGCCGGGCGGCGTATTTCATTACAGCATGACATCGGCGCAAGGTCAGGAGATGTGGGGCAAATTCGTCTATCGCGAGATCGAAGCCCCGGAGCGGCTCGTGTTCGTCACCTCCTTTTCGAATCCCGAGGGCGAGATCACGCGCGCTTTCTTCAGCGACACATGGCCGCTGGAGGTGCTGAATGTGGTGACATTCACCGAGCAGGACGGCAAGACGACGATGACGCTGCGCGGCGGACCGATCAACGCGACCGAGGCCGAGCAGGCGGCGTTTGAAGGCATGTTCGGCAGCATGCAGCAGGGCTTTGCCGGAACCTTCGATCAACTGGAGACATATCTGGCGTCCTTGTAA
- a CDS encoding ArsR/SmtB family transcription factor, with protein MSHDQLSATFAALADPTRRAILARLASGEASVKDLSEPFSISAPAVTKHLKVLERAGLITRGRHAQWRPCRLEARPLRDVSDWVEQYHRFWEESFDRLDVYLREVQGQEKGNERSE; from the coding sequence ATGTCTCACGATCAACTCAGCGCCACCTTCGCGGCTCTTGCCGACCCGACCCGCCGCGCGATCCTCGCGCGCCTCGCCTCCGGTGAAGCGTCGGTCAAGGATCTCTCCGAGCCGTTCTCCATCAGCGCGCCCGCCGTCACCAAGCACCTCAAGGTGCTGGAGCGCGCCGGTCTCATCACCCGTGGGCGTCACGCGCAGTGGCGGCCCTGTCGGCTCGAAGCCAGGCCGCTTCGGGACGTCTCCGATTGGGTGGAGCAATACCATCGATTTTGGGAGGAAAGCTTTGATCGTCTGGATGTCTATCTTCGCGAAGTGCAGGGACAGGAGAAGGGAAATGAGCGCAGCGAATAA
- a CDS encoding YciI family protein, whose product MKYLCLVYHEEGSLEALTQAEYDALVDDALAYKAELESTGRGLSANALQSVKTATSIRVRHGSVSITDGPFVETKEQLGGYYLIEATDLNDAIRLASKIPSARIGGVEVRPVNELRPE is encoded by the coding sequence ATGAAATATCTGTGCCTGGTCTACCATGAAGAAGGATCGCTGGAGGCTCTCACGCAGGCCGAGTACGACGCGCTGGTGGACGACGCTCTGGCTTATAAAGCCGAGCTCGAAAGCACCGGGCGCGGCCTTTCCGCGAATGCGCTGCAATCCGTCAAAACGGCCACCAGCATACGGGTGCGTCATGGGAGCGTCTCCATCACGGACGGTCCGTTTGTGGAGACGAAGGAGCAGCTGGGCGGCTACTATCTGATCGAAGCGACGGACCTGAACGACGCGATCCGTCTGGCGTCCAAGATCCCGTCGGCGCGTATCGGGGGCGTTGAGGTCCGGCCGGTCAATGAGTTAAGGCCGGAATAA